From Arachis stenosperma cultivar V10309 chromosome 2, arast.V10309.gnm1.PFL2, whole genome shotgun sequence, one genomic window encodes:
- the LOC130957790 gene encoding protein PTST homolog 3, chloroplastic isoform X3, with protein MATLPFFPSLIPSSSSSSSSSSNNLHLLHHSSTAHFHLHASSSSSVSATTNHNTKTTRTRRRSRRLKTDAEICNDIREFLASVGLPHHHVPSTKELLRHGRNDLANIVRRRGHKQIEELLTSSFNANLDSETSFDERPDSADDCRGLLTGSSANPMMDNGISELTDHIEVVDPVEEGYFYHTEVAVADNDFSSSREGLSANFSNQSSIMPLEISGEQPFGSEYSENSESEQSLVGKTVGDTNLPSPVLSMENHYSSSFNDSETVDAEEYTCELEALDDSNNNTAEDVRSFFEVSTMENLSVENQGDSAHSAGSNSINVDSLANLSLEEKVANFIQNGDLDPVEDGYDSQENKVNIGAEAAVDMPLGILPPEDNNSMAHNGSSLTSQHVVPSGTSNQLFGDEQMQHVDLTTNSDEDLDAEVSNVPNQSEINYLKFMLYQKELELFRLKEQIVKEKLALSVLQTKAEAEIDKAKKVISEKDAELHDAEESLTGLKEVQLEFCCDAEVVEVAGSFNGWHHRIKLDPDLLASASDYGGSRKIRFWSTTLWLYPGVYEIKFVVDGHWRLDPQRESVSRGHICNNILRVDI; from the exons ATGGCCACACTTCCCTTCTTCCCTTCCTtaattccttcttcttcttcttcttcttcttcttcttctaacaaCCTTCACCTACTTCATCATTCCTCAACTGCACACTTTCACCTtcacgcttcttcttcttcttcggtTTCTGCTACTACGAACCACAACACTAAAACCACAAg gACTCGCAGGAGAAGTCGGAGGCTCAAAACCGACGCCGAGATCTGCAACGATATCCGAGAGTTCCTCGCCTCCGTTGGCCTTCCGCACCACCATGTTCCCTCCACCAAGGAGCTACTCCGCCACGGAAG GAACGACCTGGCAAACATTGTCAGACGGAGGGGACATAAACAAATTGAGGAGCTTCTCACGAGTTCATTCAATGCCAATCTTGATTCTGAAACCTCTTTCGATGAGAGACCGGATTCTGCAGATGATTGCCGAGGTCTTTTGACAG GATCCTCTGCAAATCCAATGATGGATAATGGCATCAGTGAGCTGACAGATCACATTGAAGTGGTCGACCCTGTAGAGGAGGGTTATTTCTACCACACTGAAGTGGCTGTTGCAGATAATGATTTCAGTAGTTCAAGGGAAGGCCTTTCTGCTAACTTCAGTAATCAAAGTTCCATCATGCCTTTAGAAATTTCTGGTGAACAACCATTTGGGTCAGAGTATTCTGAAAATTCGGAGAGTGAGCAGAGTTTAGTGGGAAAAACAGTTGGAGACACAAACTTACCCTCCCCAGTTCTTTCCATGGAAAACCATTACAGTAGTTCATTTAATGATTCCGAGACTGTTGACGCTGAAGAGTACACGTGTGAATTAGAAGCTTTAGATGACAGCAATAACAATACTGCTGAAGATGTTCGCTCATTCTTTGAAGTTTCCACTATGGAAAACCTATCTGTTGAGAACCAAGGTGATTCAGCTCATTCTGCTGGGAGCAATTCCATAAATGTAGACTCTTTGGCCAACTTGTCTTTGGAGGAAAAGGTTGCAAATTTTATTCAGAATGGAGATTTAGATCCAGTTGAAG ATGGGTATGATTCCCAGGAAAATAAAGTGAATATTGGAGCAGAAGCTGCTGTTGATATGCCCCTAGGTATCCTTCCACCTGAAGACAATAATTCCATGGCACATAATGGGAGCTCATTGACATCCCAGCATGTTGTTCCATCTGGAACATCAAATCAGCTCTTTGG GGATGAGCAGATGCAGCATGTGGATCTAACTACAAATTCTGATGAAGATTTGGATGCTGAG GTTTCAAACGTGCCAAATCAAAGCGAGATAAACTATCTCAAGTTCATGCTG TATCAGAAGGAGTTGGAGCTGTTTCGGCTGAAGGAACAGATCGTGAAGGAAAAG CTTGCTTTGTCTGTCCTACAAACCAAGGCAGAGGCAGAAATTGACAAAGCCAAAAAAGTTATATCTGAAAAAGATGCAGAGTTACACGATGCTGAAGAAAGTCTTACGGGTCTCAAAGAG GTTCAGCTCGAGTTCTGTTGCGATGCTGAGGTTGTGGAGGTTGCTGGTAGCTTCAATGGTTGGCATCACCGAATCAAACTGGATCCTGACCTGTTGGCTAGTGCCTCAGACTATGGTGGATCAAG GAAAATACGTTTTTGGTCAACAACGCTGTGGCTTTATCCTGGCGTGTATGAG ATAAAATTTGTTGTTGATGGCCACTGGAGATTAGATCCTCAACGGGAGTCTGTATCAAGAGGTCACATATGCAACAACATTCTAAGAGTAGATATATGA
- the LOC130957790 gene encoding protein PTST homolog 3, chloroplastic isoform X1, whose amino-acid sequence MATLPFFPSLIPSSSSSSSSSSNNLHLLHHSSTAHFHLHASSSSSVSATTNHNTKTTRTRRRSRRLKTDAEICNDIREFLASVGLPHHHVPSTKELLRHGRNDLANIVRRRGHKQIEELLTSSFNANLDSETSFDERPDSADDCRGLLTGQNGNVDNLVDDVTPSTEVYFRNNSGSLDIDSTKTLDECTSTPVGSSANPMMDNGISELTDHIEVVDPVEEGYFYHTEVAVADNDFSSSREGLSANFSNQSSIMPLEISGEQPFGSEYSENSESEQSLVGKTVGDTNLPSPVLSMENHYSSSFNDSETVDAEEYTCELEALDDSNNNTAEDVRSFFEVSTMENLSVENQGDSAHSAGSNSINVDSLANLSLEEKVANFIQNGDLDPVEDGYDSQENKVNIGAEAAVDMPLGILPPEDNNSMAHNGSSLTSQHVVPSGTSNQLFGDEQMQHVDLTTNSDEDLDAEVSNVPNQSEINYLKFMLYQKELELFRLKEQIVKEKLALSVLQTKAEAEIDKAKKVISEKDAELHDAEESLTGLKEVQLEFCCDAEVVEVAGSFNGWHHRIKLDPDLLASASDYGGSRKIRFWSTTLWLYPGVYEIKFVVDGHWRLDPQRESVSRGHICNNILRVDI is encoded by the exons ATGGCCACACTTCCCTTCTTCCCTTCCTtaattccttcttcttcttcttcttcttcttcttcttctaacaaCCTTCACCTACTTCATCATTCCTCAACTGCACACTTTCACCTtcacgcttcttcttcttcttcggtTTCTGCTACTACGAACCACAACACTAAAACCACAAg gACTCGCAGGAGAAGTCGGAGGCTCAAAACCGACGCCGAGATCTGCAACGATATCCGAGAGTTCCTCGCCTCCGTTGGCCTTCCGCACCACCATGTTCCCTCCACCAAGGAGCTACTCCGCCACGGAAG GAACGACCTGGCAAACATTGTCAGACGGAGGGGACATAAACAAATTGAGGAGCTTCTCACGAGTTCATTCAATGCCAATCTTGATTCTGAAACCTCTTTCGATGAGAGACCGGATTCTGCAGATGATTGCCGAGGTCTTTTGACAG GTCAGAATGGGAATGTGGACAATTTGGTTGATGATGTAACGCCATCAACTGAAGTTTATTTCCGGAATAATTCTGGTAGTTTGGACATTGATTCGACTAAAACTTTAGATGAATGTACTTCCACCCCTGTAGGATCCTCTGCAAATCCAATGATGGATAATGGCATCAGTGAGCTGACAGATCACATTGAAGTGGTCGACCCTGTAGAGGAGGGTTATTTCTACCACACTGAAGTGGCTGTTGCAGATAATGATTTCAGTAGTTCAAGGGAAGGCCTTTCTGCTAACTTCAGTAATCAAAGTTCCATCATGCCTTTAGAAATTTCTGGTGAACAACCATTTGGGTCAGAGTATTCTGAAAATTCGGAGAGTGAGCAGAGTTTAGTGGGAAAAACAGTTGGAGACACAAACTTACCCTCCCCAGTTCTTTCCATGGAAAACCATTACAGTAGTTCATTTAATGATTCCGAGACTGTTGACGCTGAAGAGTACACGTGTGAATTAGAAGCTTTAGATGACAGCAATAACAATACTGCTGAAGATGTTCGCTCATTCTTTGAAGTTTCCACTATGGAAAACCTATCTGTTGAGAACCAAGGTGATTCAGCTCATTCTGCTGGGAGCAATTCCATAAATGTAGACTCTTTGGCCAACTTGTCTTTGGAGGAAAAGGTTGCAAATTTTATTCAGAATGGAGATTTAGATCCAGTTGAAG ATGGGTATGATTCCCAGGAAAATAAAGTGAATATTGGAGCAGAAGCTGCTGTTGATATGCCCCTAGGTATCCTTCCACCTGAAGACAATAATTCCATGGCACATAATGGGAGCTCATTGACATCCCAGCATGTTGTTCCATCTGGAACATCAAATCAGCTCTTTGG GGATGAGCAGATGCAGCATGTGGATCTAACTACAAATTCTGATGAAGATTTGGATGCTGAG GTTTCAAACGTGCCAAATCAAAGCGAGATAAACTATCTCAAGTTCATGCTG TATCAGAAGGAGTTGGAGCTGTTTCGGCTGAAGGAACAGATCGTGAAGGAAAAG CTTGCTTTGTCTGTCCTACAAACCAAGGCAGAGGCAGAAATTGACAAAGCCAAAAAAGTTATATCTGAAAAAGATGCAGAGTTACACGATGCTGAAGAAAGTCTTACGGGTCTCAAAGAG GTTCAGCTCGAGTTCTGTTGCGATGCTGAGGTTGTGGAGGTTGCTGGTAGCTTCAATGGTTGGCATCACCGAATCAAACTGGATCCTGACCTGTTGGCTAGTGCCTCAGACTATGGTGGATCAAG GAAAATACGTTTTTGGTCAACAACGCTGTGGCTTTATCCTGGCGTGTATGAG ATAAAATTTGTTGTTGATGGCCACTGGAGATTAGATCCTCAACGGGAGTCTGTATCAAGAGGTCACATATGCAACAACATTCTAAGAGTAGATATATGA
- the LOC130957790 gene encoding protein PTST homolog 3, chloroplastic isoform X2 encodes MATLPFFPSLIPSSSSSSSSSSNNLHLLHHSSTAHFHLHASSSSSVSATTNHNTKTTRTRRRSRRLKTDAEICNDIREFLASVGLPHHHVPSTKELLRHGRNDLANIVRRRGHKQIEELLTSSFNANLDSETSFDERPDSADDCRGLLTDECTSTPVGSSANPMMDNGISELTDHIEVVDPVEEGYFYHTEVAVADNDFSSSREGLSANFSNQSSIMPLEISGEQPFGSEYSENSESEQSLVGKTVGDTNLPSPVLSMENHYSSSFNDSETVDAEEYTCELEALDDSNNNTAEDVRSFFEVSTMENLSVENQGDSAHSAGSNSINVDSLANLSLEEKVANFIQNGDLDPVEDGYDSQENKVNIGAEAAVDMPLGILPPEDNNSMAHNGSSLTSQHVVPSGTSNQLFGDEQMQHVDLTTNSDEDLDAEVSNVPNQSEINYLKFMLYQKELELFRLKEQIVKEKLALSVLQTKAEAEIDKAKKVISEKDAELHDAEESLTGLKEVQLEFCCDAEVVEVAGSFNGWHHRIKLDPDLLASASDYGGSRKIRFWSTTLWLYPGVYEIKFVVDGHWRLDPQRESVSRGHICNNILRVDI; translated from the exons ATGGCCACACTTCCCTTCTTCCCTTCCTtaattccttcttcttcttcttcttcttcttcttcttctaacaaCCTTCACCTACTTCATCATTCCTCAACTGCACACTTTCACCTtcacgcttcttcttcttcttcggtTTCTGCTACTACGAACCACAACACTAAAACCACAAg gACTCGCAGGAGAAGTCGGAGGCTCAAAACCGACGCCGAGATCTGCAACGATATCCGAGAGTTCCTCGCCTCCGTTGGCCTTCCGCACCACCATGTTCCCTCCACCAAGGAGCTACTCCGCCACGGAAG GAACGACCTGGCAAACATTGTCAGACGGAGGGGACATAAACAAATTGAGGAGCTTCTCACGAGTTCATTCAATGCCAATCTTGATTCTGAAACCTCTTTCGATGAGAGACCGGATTCTGCAGATGATTGCCGAGGTCTTTTGACAG ATGAATGTACTTCCACCCCTGTAGGATCCTCTGCAAATCCAATGATGGATAATGGCATCAGTGAGCTGACAGATCACATTGAAGTGGTCGACCCTGTAGAGGAGGGTTATTTCTACCACACTGAAGTGGCTGTTGCAGATAATGATTTCAGTAGTTCAAGGGAAGGCCTTTCTGCTAACTTCAGTAATCAAAGTTCCATCATGCCTTTAGAAATTTCTGGTGAACAACCATTTGGGTCAGAGTATTCTGAAAATTCGGAGAGTGAGCAGAGTTTAGTGGGAAAAACAGTTGGAGACACAAACTTACCCTCCCCAGTTCTTTCCATGGAAAACCATTACAGTAGTTCATTTAATGATTCCGAGACTGTTGACGCTGAAGAGTACACGTGTGAATTAGAAGCTTTAGATGACAGCAATAACAATACTGCTGAAGATGTTCGCTCATTCTTTGAAGTTTCCACTATGGAAAACCTATCTGTTGAGAACCAAGGTGATTCAGCTCATTCTGCTGGGAGCAATTCCATAAATGTAGACTCTTTGGCCAACTTGTCTTTGGAGGAAAAGGTTGCAAATTTTATTCAGAATGGAGATTTAGATCCAGTTGAAG ATGGGTATGATTCCCAGGAAAATAAAGTGAATATTGGAGCAGAAGCTGCTGTTGATATGCCCCTAGGTATCCTTCCACCTGAAGACAATAATTCCATGGCACATAATGGGAGCTCATTGACATCCCAGCATGTTGTTCCATCTGGAACATCAAATCAGCTCTTTGG GGATGAGCAGATGCAGCATGTGGATCTAACTACAAATTCTGATGAAGATTTGGATGCTGAG GTTTCAAACGTGCCAAATCAAAGCGAGATAAACTATCTCAAGTTCATGCTG TATCAGAAGGAGTTGGAGCTGTTTCGGCTGAAGGAACAGATCGTGAAGGAAAAG CTTGCTTTGTCTGTCCTACAAACCAAGGCAGAGGCAGAAATTGACAAAGCCAAAAAAGTTATATCTGAAAAAGATGCAGAGTTACACGATGCTGAAGAAAGTCTTACGGGTCTCAAAGAG GTTCAGCTCGAGTTCTGTTGCGATGCTGAGGTTGTGGAGGTTGCTGGTAGCTTCAATGGTTGGCATCACCGAATCAAACTGGATCCTGACCTGTTGGCTAGTGCCTCAGACTATGGTGGATCAAG GAAAATACGTTTTTGGTCAACAACGCTGTGGCTTTATCCTGGCGTGTATGAG ATAAAATTTGTTGTTGATGGCCACTGGAGATTAGATCCTCAACGGGAGTCTGTATCAAGAGGTCACATATGCAACAACATTCTAAGAGTAGATATATGA